In Octopus bimaculoides isolate UCB-OBI-ISO-001 chromosome 21, ASM119413v2, whole genome shotgun sequence, a single window of DNA contains:
- the LOC106880068 gene encoding uncharacterized protein LOC106880068 has product MPESGPSRISEALIAVQNTMRIHTRPWCQKACVLLTGGQALHRRRVHLESANLRHEGTEIYLIGIGEHVRTEDSQLVVKNSLYDFRLSTYDSIAELADLLLDMFANKSRNDSEDPRNLNVFSKVDIMEVLWTIYPPKGTGLTEMKKSRWIRPIIEGDEAWSLLSEDIMKKTDLKACLRLVVSSIIEREGFIEILYENPFEIRKVTDIETALQEIESYIRKKKRKDNNKIWMPELSDNHP; this is encoded by the exons ATACACACCCGACCTTGGTGTCAAAAAGCGTGTGTATTACTGACCGGTGGTCAAGCCTTGCACCGTAGAAGAGTTCATTTGGAGTCAGCGAATCTTAGGCATGAGGGGACAGAGATATACCTTATAG GAATTGGTGAACACGTGAGAACAGAAGATAGTCAGTTAGTGGTGAAAAATTCACTTTATGATTTCCGGTTGTCAACTTACGACAGTATCGCAGAACTGGCTGATCTGTTGTTGGATATGTTTGCAAATAAAAGCAGAAATGATTCAG AAGACCCCAGGAACTTGAACGTGTTTAGTAAAGTGGACATCATGGAAGTACTGTGGACAATTTATCCACCGAAAGGAACTGGGTTAACGGAAATGAAGAAATCACGCTGGATAAGACCCATAATTGAAGGAGATGAAGCCTGGTCTTTACTAA GTGAAGACATCATGAAGAAAACTGACTTAAAAGCTTGTCTTCGATTGGTTGTCAGTTCGATAATAGAACGCGAAGGTTTTATAGAAATACTTTATGAAAACCCTTTTGAAATCAGAAAAGTGACTGACATTGAGACGGCTCTGCAAGAAATAGAGAGCTACATTCGGAAAAAGAAGCGCaaagataacaacaaaatatGGATGCCAGAATTAAGCGACAATCACCCGTAA